From one Humulus lupulus chromosome 8, drHumLupu1.1, whole genome shotgun sequence genomic stretch:
- the LOC133795722 gene encoding uncharacterized protein LOC133795722, with product MGFEGCFVVDYVGHSGGIAMLWKVGEEASLLSYGQNYVDMEVSLSGHPKFRLTGFYGEPNRSLRVESWSKIRQLARVSSLPWCLLGDLNNVLSNNDKRGGRPYPSWLINGFQETISDCSLIDMDLVGHRLLGREGVEQIIGWRDPLCRQIVQDWWGVPFSDTLAQKIRCCSTSLAEWGRNITGRFKQRIARLKAILQRTQGRRDMYSLQKYKEAESLLFEVLSQQEVFWRQRSKQFWLQAGDLNTKFFHASANKRRRRNQVVALKDDDGVLRDWDSGLDRVMVDYFKQLFSTSTTDWCVVTECISATVSDEVNLDLVRPIESDEVRKALFQMHPDKSPGPDGFSPGFYQKFWDIVGVDIISMVQDFFTTGMFPDHLSETNIVLIPKKSNPESMGDLRPIALCNVVYKVVSKVMANRMKDVLNVVISETQSAFVPGRLITDNIMVAFEVMHYLKRKVSGKDGFMALKLDMSKAYDRIEWGFLEAMMKKMGFGDHWVSLVMKCVSSVAYKIAIEGQELGPIVPTRGLRQGDPLSPYLFIICAEGFSALISKFVGDGRLTGCKVARSAPVISHMLFADDSYLFCKSSMEEVIHVGELLHFYQLASGQQINLAKSSVFFSTNTRAETRQNICSELNIPEAGPLSMYLGLPNTLGRNKSVVLGFLKDKMRKRIAQWEGRFLSKAGKEILIKTVTQALPSYAMSVFLLPLGLCREMEMLMCKYWWHSSSSTGRGIHWRKWDSLTMHKVKGGMGLRDLHDFNRSLLCKQGWRLLINPNSLVSRLFQARYFRNGNYLTAELGPNPSYIWRSLWEVKSLVKNGARCRVGNGETIFITSDPWVFDKENPWVTSVHPGLNGQRVSSLMHVGRLEWDEELVQDLFNDRDMRCILSIPLSPNRPLDRWFWSLEPSGFFTVKSCYKNLQVQKNGDGTDLDKQFWKVLWKVRVPPKVKDLIWRASTGCLPTNFQLRSRHVEVDPFCPLCQTERETIMHALVRCNRVWECWERLGLRLVRSESEIFASWLRDCIAGLTDEQKAKVFMLCWAVWRRRNDFVWRNSRSNTYGVLFLAESSLLAWGHAQDKEIAPLPNFLSPEDGRLAWVKPPFGVLKINVDAAFFSEAATYSFAGIVRDHEGNLVEAFSVEVETDSLLVVQALRSSMSMASYFGVVIDDCKALWKDLVSVSICFVKRSANEAANALAKASSFIAERTLLKEDISSSVLDVILKDNC from the exons ATGGGTTTTGAAGGGTGTTTTGTAGTGGATTATGTGGGCCATAGTGGAGGTATTGCGATGCTATGGAAGGTTGGTGAGGAGGCTTCTTTGTTGAGTTATGGGCAAAATTATGTGGATATGGAGGTCTCTCTCAGTGGGCATCCTAAATTTCGGTTAACCGGGTTTTATGGGGAGCCCAACCGTAGCTTGAGAGTAGAGTCTTGGAGTAAGATTAGACAGCTTGCGCGGGTTTCTTCGCTCCCATGGTGTTTGTTGGGAGACCTTAATAATGTGTTGTCTAATAATGATAAGAGGGGAGGAAGACCGTATCCTTCTTGGTTAATTAATGGGTTTCAGGAGACGATTTCTGATTGTAGTTTGATTGACATGGATCTGGTTGGGCATCGTTTACTTGGGAGAGAGGGCGTGGAACAGATAATTGGGTGGAG AGATCCTCTCTGTCGTCAGATAGTACAGGACTGGTGGGGGGTCCCATTTTCAGATACTTTGGCTCAGAAAATTCGTTGTTGTAGTACATCATTGGCGGAATGGGGCCGTAATATAACTGGGAGATTCAAACAACGCATTGCTCGCTTGAAAGCTATTTTGCAAAGAACACAAGGGAGGCGTGACATGTATTCATTACAGAAATATAAGGAGGCAGAGTCGCTACTGTTTGAGGTTCTTTCGCAACAGGAGGTCTTCTGGCGTCAAAGATCAAAGCAATTTTGGCTCCAAGCAGGTGATCTTAACACTAAATTCTTTCATGCTTCAGCAAATAAAAGAAGACGGAGGAATCAGGTAGTTGCTCTTAAGGATGATGATGGTGTGCTTCGTGATTGGGATAGCGGACTGGATAGGGTCATGGTcgattattttaaacaattgttTTCAACATCTACCACAGATTGGTGTGTAGTGACAGAGTGTATATCTGCAACAGTTTCTGATGAGGTAAATCTTGATCTCGTGCGACCTATTGAATCTGATGAAGTTAGGAAAGCCTTGTTCCAGATGCATCCTGACAAATCACCGGGACCGGATGGGTTCTCTCCTGGTTTCTACCAGAAGTTCTGGGATATTGTGGGTGTGGATATTATTAGCATGGTTCAGGATTTCTTTACTACTGGCATGTTTCCGGATCATCTTTCTGAAACCAACATTGTGTTGATTCCCAAAAAGTCAAATCCGGAATCGATGGGTGACTTGAGACCTATTGCCCTTTGTAATGTGGTGTATAAAGTGGTTTCAAAGGTGATGGCGAATCGAATGAAGGACGTACTTAATGTGGTGATTTCAGAAACTCAAAGTGCTTTTGTGCCAGGGCGATTGATTACTGACAATATTATGGTGGCTTTCGAGGTAATGCACTATCTGAAAAGGAAAGTGTCAGGGAAAGATGGGTTTATGGCTTTAAAACTTGATATGAGTAAAGCATACGACAGAATTGAATGGGGTTTCCTAGAAGCTATGATGAAAAAAATGGGTTTTGGGGACCATTGGGTTTCGTTGGTAATGAAATGTGTTAGCTCGGTTGCCTATAAGATTGCTATTGAGGGCCAGGAGTTGGGTCCTATTGTTCCAACAAGAGGTCTGAGACAAGGAGACCCGCTATCACCGTATCTTTTTATCATCTGTGCTGAAGGTTTTTCTGCGTTGATCTCTAAATTTGTTGGAGATGGTAGGCTCACTGGGTGCAAGGTGGCTAGGTCGGCTCCGGTGATTTCACATATGTTGTTTGCTGATGATAGCTATTTATTCTGTAAATCATCAATGGAGGAGGTGATTCATGTTGGCGAGTTACTTCATTTTTATCAGTTAGCTTCAGGACAACAAATAAACTTAGCCAAATCATCGGTGTTTTTTAGTACAAATACCAGGGCTGAGACTCGCCAAAATATTTGTTCAGAACTCAATATACCAGAGGCGGGCCCTCTTAGCATGTATCTGGGGTTGCCTAATACTTTGGGCAGAAACAAATCTGTGGTGTTGGGTTTTCTGAAGGACAAAATGAGGAAAAGAATTGCTCAGTGGGAGGGACGTTTTTTATCTAAGGCTGGTAAGGAGATATTAATTAAAACTGTTACGCAGGCACTGCCATCTTATGCCATGAGTGTTTTTCTGCTCCCTCTAGGCTTATGTAGAGAGATGGAGATGCTTATGTGCAAATATTGGTGGCATTCTTCTTCTAGTACTGGTCGAGGCATTCATTGGAGGAAATGGGATTCATTGACAATGCACAAGGTTAAGGGCGGTATGGGATTAAGAGATCTTCATGATTTTAATAGATCTCTTTTGTGTAAACAGGGATGGCGATTACTTATTAATCCTAATTCTTTAGTAAGTCGTCTGTTCCAAGCCCGTTACTTTAGAAATGGGAACTATTTAACTGCTGAGCTTGGGCCTAACCCAAGTTACATTTGGAGGAGTTTATGGGAGGTGAAGAGTTTAGTAAAGAATGGAGCTCGGTGTCGAGTTGGAAATGGGGAGACCATTTTTATTACTTCAGATCCTTGGGTCTTTGATAAAGAGAATCCTTGGGTTACATCGGTGCACCCTGGCTTAAATGGTCAGCGAGTATCTTCTTTAATGCATGTCGGGAGGCTTGAGTGGGATGAGGAGCTGGTGCAGGACCTGTTTAATGATAGAGATATGAGGTGTATTCTTAGCATTCCATTAAGTCCTAATCGTCCTTTAGACCGCTGGTTTTGGTCTCTGGAGCCATCTGGGTTCTTCACGGTTAAAAGCTGCTACAAAAATTTACAGGTGCAAAAAAATGGCGATGGTACAGATCTAGATAAGCAATTTTGGAAGGTTTTGTGGAAAGTTAGAGTTCCCCCAAAGGTAAAGGATCTTATTTGGAGGGCTTCTACGGGTTGTTTACCCACTAATTTTCAGCTCCGTTCAAGACATGTGGAGGTGGATCCGTTCTGCCCTTTATGCCAAACTGAGAGGGAAACAATTATGCATGCGTTGGTGCGATGTAATCGGGTTTGGGAGTGTTGGGAGAGGCTGGGTCTGCGATTGGTGCGTTCAGAATCTGAGATTTTTGCTTCCTGGTTGAGAGATTGTATAGCTGGGTTAACTGATGAACAGAAAGCTAAAGTGTTCATGTTATGTTGGGCAGTGTGGAGGAGGAGGAATGATTTCGTTTGGAGGAATTCAAGAAGCAATACTTATGGTGTGCTCTTTTTGGCTGAATCTTCATTACTTGCTTGGGGTCATGCTCAAGATAAGGAAATTGCTCCATTGCCCAATTTTTTATCCCCTGAAGATGGTCGGTTGGCATGGGTCAAACCCCCTTTTGGAGTTCTGAAAATAAACGTTGATGCAGCATTTTTTTCAGAGGCAGCCACGTATAGCTTTGCAGGTATTGTTCGAGATCATGAAGGAAATTTGGTGGAAGCATTCTCT GTGGAGGTTGAAACGGATAGTCTACTAGTTGTTCAAGCGCTTAGGAGTTCTATGTCCATGGCCTCTTACTTTGGGGTTGTTATAGATGATTGTAAGGCATTGTGGAAAGATTTGGTTTCTGTTTCAATTTGTTTTGTAAAACGTTCTGCAAATGAAGCTGCAAATGCATTGGCAAAAGCTTCCTCTTTTATAGCTGAACGTACTTTATTGAAGGAGGATATCTCCTCTAGTGTGTTGGATGTTATTTTGAAAGATAATTGCTAA